The Pseudomonas kermanshahensis genome includes a window with the following:
- a CDS encoding ABC transporter permease, with protein sequence MSLLDTFAHLDWAQVLQLTWQHIMLVGIAVSLAILVGVPLGILMTRFPAVAGPLQASATVLLTIPSIALFGLLLPFYSKFGQGLGPLPAITAVFLYSLLPILRNTYLALTNVEPGIREAARGIGMTFGQRLRMVELPIAVPVILAGVRTAVVMNIGVMTIAATIGAGGLGVLILTSISRSDMSMLLVGAVLVSLLAIIADLLLQTLQRALTPEGLRS encoded by the coding sequence ATGAGCCTGCTCGACACCTTCGCCCACCTCGATTGGGCCCAGGTCCTGCAATTGACCTGGCAGCACATCATGTTGGTCGGCATTGCCGTCAGCCTGGCCATCCTCGTCGGCGTGCCACTGGGCATCCTGATGACTCGCTTCCCGGCCGTCGCCGGCCCCCTGCAAGCCAGTGCCACAGTGCTGCTGACCATCCCCTCGATCGCCCTGTTCGGCCTGCTGCTGCCGTTCTATTCCAAGTTCGGCCAGGGCCTCGGCCCGCTGCCGGCGATTACCGCCGTGTTCCTTTATTCACTGCTGCCGATTCTGCGCAACACCTACCTGGCGCTGACCAACGTCGAGCCCGGCATCCGTGAAGCCGCGCGCGGCATCGGCATGACCTTCGGCCAGCGCCTGCGCATGGTCGAGCTGCCCATCGCGGTGCCGGTAATCCTGGCCGGCGTACGCACCGCCGTAGTGATGAACATCGGCGTGATGACCATTGCCGCGACCATCGGTGCTGGCGGCCTGGGCGTCCTCATCCTCACCTCCATCAGCCGCAGCGACATGTCGATGCTGCTGGTCGGCGCCGTATTGGTCAGCCTGCTGGCGATCATCGCCGACCTGCTGCTGCAAACCCTGCAACGTGCCCTGACTCCAGAAGGACTGCGCTCATGA
- a CDS encoding type II toxin-antitoxin system RelE/ParE family toxin — translation MAWTIRFCEEFISDFDALDDSVQERMLGHLRLLQSSGPALGRPHVDTLNGSRYPNMKELRFTGRNAVWRVAFAFDPDRQAVILVAGDKCGVGEHRFYQGLIKQADARFENHLSRGEKDVQDT, via the coding sequence TTGGCGTGGACGATCAGATTTTGTGAGGAGTTCATCAGCGATTTCGATGCGTTGGATGACAGCGTTCAGGAGCGAATGCTGGGTCACCTGCGGTTGCTGCAATCATCAGGGCCAGCGCTTGGGCGACCTCATGTCGATACATTGAATGGATCCCGATATCCGAACATGAAAGAGTTGAGATTCACTGGGCGCAATGCGGTCTGGCGGGTCGCATTTGCTTTCGATCCTGACCGCCAGGCAGTCATCCTGGTGGCCGGTGACAAGTGCGGTGTTGGGGAGCACAGGTTTTATCAGGGGTTGATCAAGCAAGCAGACGCTCGCTTTGAGAATCACCTGTCGAGAGGAGAGAAAGATGTCCAAGACACTTGA
- a CDS encoding glycine betaine ABC transporter substrate-binding protein has product MKKRIALLLGAALLFAGVAQAADKPLVRIGARVFTEQTVLAEITAQYLRANGFDVRVTTGLGSSIARQAQETGQLDLMWEYTGVSLVSYNHIDERMPNAEATYAKVKALDAKKDLIWLTPSKFSNTYALGLPKQVAEAYPQVNTISDLNQVLRDESKRNHLVALDTEFANRPDGLVGLKAMYDLQVGRANIRQMDAGLVYTAMHNNQVFAGLVYTTDGRLNAFDLKLLEDDKHYFPDYTAAPVVRKAVLDANPQLAALLKPLAEQLDDETMRQLNAKVDVEHQNPTAVAAAFLREHPLKEVQP; this is encoded by the coding sequence ATGAAGAAGAGAATCGCCTTGCTGCTCGGCGCAGCCCTGCTGTTTGCAGGTGTTGCCCAAGCAGCGGACAAACCGCTGGTGCGTATCGGCGCGCGGGTGTTCACCGAACAGACCGTGCTTGCCGAAATCACCGCCCAATACCTGCGCGCCAACGGCTTCGATGTGCGCGTGACCACCGGCCTTGGCAGCAGCATTGCACGCCAGGCGCAGGAAACCGGTCAGCTCGACCTGATGTGGGAGTACACCGGTGTGTCGTTGGTGTCGTACAACCACATCGATGAACGCATGCCAAACGCCGAAGCCACCTACGCCAAGGTCAAGGCGCTTGATGCGAAAAAAGACCTGATCTGGCTGACCCCGTCGAAATTCAGCAACACCTATGCCCTTGGCCTACCGAAACAGGTCGCCGAGGCCTACCCGCAGGTGAATACGATCAGCGACCTCAACCAGGTGCTACGTGACGAAAGCAAACGCAACCACCTGGTAGCCCTGGACACCGAGTTCGCCAATCGCCCGGACGGCCTGGTCGGCCTCAAAGCCATGTACGACCTGCAAGTCGGCAGGGCCAACATCCGCCAGATGGACGCGGGGCTGGTTTACACCGCCATGCACAACAACCAGGTGTTCGCCGGGCTGGTCTACACCACCGACGGGCGCCTGAACGCGTTCGACCTCAAGTTGCTCGAAGACGACAAGCACTACTTCCCTGACTACACCGCTGCGCCTGTCGTACGCAAAGCCGTGCTCGACGCCAACCCGCAATTGGCCGCCCTGCTCAAACCGCTGGCCGAGCAGCTCGACGACGAAACCATGCGTCAGCTCAACGCCAAGGTCGACGTCGAACACCAGAACCCGACCGCCGTGGCCGCAGCCTTCCTGCGTGAACACCCCTTGAAGGAGGTACAGCCATGA
- a CDS encoding ABC transporter permease, translating into MATRYGKGLLGCATVLVILALLIHWIGIDTIARYRDDLGFYLQAHLILVLASMAAALAVGIPAGIALSRPHRVDKAERFMQFFNVGNTIPPLAVLAIALSILGIGAGPAIFALFLASLLPIVRNTYEGLKNVPASLKEAATGIGMTPRQQLWQVELPNAVPIIVGGVRVALALNVGTAPLAFLIGANSLGSLIFPGIALNNQPQLLLGAACTALLALLLDALVSFSSKRWLERGLAQ; encoded by the coding sequence GTGGCTACACGCTACGGAAAAGGGCTGTTGGGATGCGCCACCGTGCTCGTCATCCTGGCCCTGCTGATCCACTGGATCGGCATCGACACGATCGCGCGTTACCGCGACGATCTTGGGTTCTACCTGCAAGCGCACCTGATACTGGTGCTGGCTTCGATGGCGGCGGCGTTGGCCGTGGGCATCCCCGCTGGCATTGCGCTTAGTCGACCGCACCGGGTCGACAAAGCCGAGCGCTTCATGCAGTTCTTCAACGTTGGCAATACCATTCCCCCGCTGGCCGTTCTGGCCATCGCGCTCAGTATCCTGGGCATCGGCGCCGGGCCTGCGATCTTCGCGCTGTTCCTCGCCTCCCTCCTGCCCATCGTGCGCAACACTTACGAAGGCCTGAAAAACGTCCCCGCCTCGCTCAAGGAAGCCGCCACCGGCATCGGCATGACCCCGCGCCAGCAACTGTGGCAGGTGGAACTGCCCAATGCCGTGCCAATCATCGTCGGCGGTGTGCGTGTGGCCCTGGCGCTGAACGTGGGCACCGCACCCCTGGCATTCCTGATTGGCGCCAACAGCCTGGGCAGCCTGATTTTCCCTGGCATTGCCCTGAACAACCAGCCGCAGCTGCTGCTGGGCGCCGCATGTACGGCGCTGCTGGCCTTGCTGCTCGACGCCCTGGTGAGCTTCTCCAGCAAGCGCTGGCTGGAACGTGGCCTGGCCCAATAA
- a CDS encoding peptide chain release factor 3: protein MTNQAAEVAKRRTFAIISHPDAGKTTITEKLLLMGKAIAVAGTVKSRKSDRHATSDWMEMEKQRGISITTSVMQFPYREHMINLLDTPGHEDFSEDTYRTLTAVDSALMVLDGGKGVEPRTIALMDVCRLRDTPIVSFINKLDRDIRDPIELLDEIEAVLKIKAAPITWPIGCYRDFKGVYHLAGDYIIVYTPGHGHERTEVKIIEKLDSDEARAHLGDEYDRFLEQLELVQGACHEFDQDEFINGQLTPVFFGTALGNFGVDHVLDAVVDWAPRPLARVAHERTVEPVEEKFTGFVFKIQANMDPKHRDRIAFMRICSGKYEKGMKMRHVRTGKDLRIGDALTFFSSEREQLEEAFAGDIIGLHNHGTIQIGDTFTEGEALGFTGIPHFAPELFRRVRLKDPLKSKQLRQGLQQLAEEGATQVFFPERSNDIILGAVGVLQFDVVASRLKEEYKVECAYEPITVWSARWISCDDKKKLEEFQTKAMENLAIDGGGHLTYLAPTRVNLSLMEERWPDVKFRATREHH, encoded by the coding sequence ATGACCAACCAGGCCGCCGAAGTCGCGAAGCGCCGCACTTTCGCCATCATTTCCCACCCCGACGCCGGTAAGACCACCATCACCGAGAAGCTCCTGCTGATGGGCAAGGCCATTGCCGTCGCGGGTACCGTGAAGTCGCGCAAGTCCGACCGCCACGCCACCTCCGACTGGATGGAAATGGAGAAGCAGCGCGGCATCTCCATCACCACCTCGGTGATGCAGTTCCCATACCGCGAGCACATGATCAACCTGCTCGACACCCCCGGCCACGAAGACTTCTCGGAAGACACCTACCGCACCCTGACCGCGGTGGACTCGGCGCTGATGGTGCTCGACGGCGGTAAAGGTGTAGAGCCGCGGACCATCGCTCTGATGGACGTCTGCCGCCTGCGCGACACGCCCATCGTCAGCTTCATCAACAAACTCGACCGTGACATCCGCGACCCGATCGAACTGCTCGACGAGATCGAAGCCGTTCTGAAGATCAAGGCCGCGCCGATCACCTGGCCGATCGGTTGCTACCGCGATTTCAAGGGCGTGTACCACCTGGCCGGCGACTACATCATCGTCTACACCCCGGGCCACGGCCATGAGCGTACTGAGGTCAAGATCATCGAGAAGCTCGATTCCGATGAAGCCCGTGCGCACCTGGGTGACGAATATGATCGCTTCCTTGAGCAGCTTGAGCTGGTTCAGGGCGCTTGCCATGAATTCGATCAGGACGAGTTCATCAATGGCCAGCTGACACCGGTGTTCTTCGGTACCGCACTGGGCAATTTCGGTGTCGACCATGTGCTCGACGCTGTTGTCGACTGGGCGCCGCGCCCGCTGGCCCGTGTGGCCCACGAGCGTACCGTGGAGCCGGTGGAAGAGAAGTTCACAGGCTTCGTGTTCAAGATCCAGGCGAACATGGACCCGAAACACCGCGACCGTATCGCCTTCATGCGCATCTGCTCGGGCAAGTACGAGAAGGGCATGAAAATGCGCCACGTGCGCACCGGCAAGGACCTGCGCATCGGTGACGCGCTGACCTTCTTCTCTTCCGAGCGCGAGCAGCTGGAAGAAGCCTTTGCTGGCGACATCATCGGCCTGCACAACCACGGCACCATCCAGATCGGCGACACCTTCACCGAAGGCGAGGCGCTGGGCTTCACCGGTATTCCGCACTTCGCTCCAGAGCTTTTCCGCCGTGTGCGCCTGAAAGACCCGCTCAAATCCAAGCAGTTGCGTCAGGGCCTGCAGCAATTGGCCGAAGAGGGCGCGACCCAGGTGTTCTTCCCCGAGCGCAGCAACGACATCATCCTCGGTGCCGTCGGTGTGCTGCAGTTCGACGTGGTCGCCAGCCGCCTGAAGGAAGAGTACAAGGTCGAGTGCGCCTACGAGCCGATCACTGTGTGGTCCGCGCGCTGGATCAGCTGTGACGACAAGAAGAAGCTCGAGGAATTCCAGACCAAGGCCATGGAGAACCTGGCCATCGACGGTGGCGGTCACCTGACCTACCTGGCGCCGACCCGGGTCAACCTGTCGCTGATGGAAGAGCGCTGGCCGGACGTCAAGTTCCGCGCTACCCGCGAACACCACTGA
- a CDS encoding cupin domain-containing protein, with amino-acid sequence MSITQFKHTDSAVLDSSNPVAVPLGDPVAVTSVTCVERSDGVETGIWECTPGRWRRQIVQQEFCHFIKGRCTFTPDGGEPLSIEAGDALMLPANSTGTWDIQETVRKTYVLIF; translated from the coding sequence ATGAGCATCACTCAGTTCAAACACACCGACAGCGCCGTCCTGGACAGTTCCAACCCCGTAGCAGTCCCGCTCGGCGACCCCGTCGCGGTCACCTCGGTCACCTGCGTGGAACGCAGCGATGGCGTCGAAACCGGCATCTGGGAGTGCACCCCGGGGCGCTGGCGGCGGCAGATCGTGCAACAGGAGTTCTGCCACTTCATCAAGGGCCGCTGCACCTTCACCCCCGACGGTGGCGAGCCCCTCTCCATAGAAGCCGGAGACGCACTGATGCTACCGGCCAACAGCACAGGCACCTGGGACATTCAGGAAACCGTGCGCAAGACCTACGTTCTGATTTTCTGA
- a CDS encoding NAD(P)/FAD-dependent oxidoreductase: protein MQPLRTLSLWMDQLDEPLCARPALRDDLDVDVCIIGAGYTGLWTAYYLKRQAPQLNIAVIEANIAGFGASGRNGGWLMGNLLGEDRLLATLSPQQRRASIDLLHGIPDEVHAVLQREAIDCDYRKGGVLYCAARYPEQERSLRAYLDDLYRQGMTEDDYRWLRPEQLDAQLRVSNAYGAIYSPHTATIQPAKLARGLALAVENLGVPIYENTPAIDWQPGEVRTPLARIRCQWTVPAVEGYAASLPPLGKHQLPVQSLLVATEPLPESTWEQIGLSQGQAFSESSRQVTYGQRTADNRLVFGARGGYRFGGRLREDFTLTDAEVDLRRYLFSELFPQLKHVRITHSWGGNLGMARRFRPHMLCDRQRGIALAGGYGGEGVGATNLGGRTLAALILNQHNALTAQPWVLDNRPLSSLATWPAEPCRWLGYNAIIQSFVHEDRTLANPASAPWRRRLASSLADFMEGFMH from the coding sequence ATGCAACCCCTGCGCACGCTCAGCCTGTGGATGGACCAGCTCGACGAGCCGCTGTGCGCGCGCCCGGCACTGCGCGATGACCTCGACGTTGACGTGTGCATCATCGGCGCCGGTTATACCGGCCTGTGGACCGCGTACTACCTCAAGCGCCAGGCGCCACAGCTGAACATCGCGGTGATCGAGGCCAACATCGCCGGCTTCGGCGCCTCCGGGCGCAATGGCGGCTGGCTGATGGGCAACCTGCTCGGCGAGGACCGCCTGCTCGCCACCCTGTCGCCGCAACAACGCCGCGCCAGCATCGACCTGTTGCACGGCATTCCCGATGAAGTGCACGCCGTGCTGCAACGCGAAGCCATCGACTGCGACTACCGCAAAGGTGGCGTGCTGTATTGCGCTGCCCGCTACCCCGAGCAGGAGCGCAGCCTGCGCGCCTACCTGGACGACCTCTATCGCCAGGGCATGACCGAGGATGACTACCGCTGGCTGCGCCCCGAGCAGTTGGACGCCCAGTTGCGGGTCAGTAACGCCTACGGTGCGATCTACAGCCCGCACACCGCAACGATCCAGCCGGCCAAGCTGGCGCGCGGCCTGGCCCTGGCGGTAGAAAACCTCGGCGTGCCGATTTACGAAAACACCCCTGCCATCGACTGGCAGCCGGGTGAAGTGCGTACCCCGCTGGCACGCATCCGCTGCCAGTGGACAGTACCCGCTGTGGAAGGTTACGCCGCCAGCCTGCCACCGCTGGGCAAACATCAGTTGCCAGTGCAGAGCCTGCTGGTGGCTACCGAGCCACTGCCGGAGTCGACCTGGGAGCAGATCGGCCTGAGCCAGGGCCAGGCGTTCAGCGAAAGCAGCCGCCAGGTCACCTATGGCCAGCGCACGGCCGACAATCGCCTGGTGTTCGGCGCCCGCGGCGGCTACCGCTTCGGTGGCCGGCTACGCGAAGACTTCACCCTGACCGATGCCGAAGTTGACCTGCGCCGCTACCTATTCAGCGAGCTGTTCCCCCAGCTCAAGCATGTGCGCATCACCCATTCCTGGGGCGGCAACCTGGGCATGGCCAGGCGCTTCCGCCCGCACATGCTGTGCGACCGCCAACGCGGTATTGCCCTGGCCGGTGGCTATGGCGGCGAAGGCGTCGGAGCCACCAACCTCGGCGGGCGCACCCTGGCTGCGCTGATCCTCAACCAGCACAACGCACTGACCGCACAACCCTGGGTGCTCGACAATCGTCCGCTGTCGAGCCTGGCCACCTGGCCTGCCGAGCCCTGCCGTTGGCTGGGCTACAACGCGATCATCCAAAGCTTCGTGCACGAGGACCGAACCCTCGCCAACCCCGCCAGCGCGCCTTGGAGGCGGCGCCTGGCCAGCTCGCTCGCAGACTTCATGGAAGGCTTCATGCACTGA
- a CDS encoding XRE family transcriptional regulator, with translation MSKTLDEVINGLSPERRERVEQLGRQLIREEMTLQALRKQLEFTQEGLAERLDIRQANISKVEKRSDMLISTLRSYVEALGGTLELVVHMPGRPPVTLDGFCEDQAKRA, from the coding sequence ATGTCCAAGACACTTGATGAGGTCATCAACGGATTGTCCCCTGAACGCAGGGAGCGGGTGGAGCAGCTGGGGCGTCAATTGATTCGCGAAGAAATGACGCTTCAGGCATTGCGTAAACAGCTCGAATTCACTCAAGAAGGTTTGGCAGAGCGTCTGGACATTCGTCAGGCCAACATATCCAAGGTGGAGAAGCGCAGTGACATGTTGATTTCGACCCTGCGTAGTTATGTGGAGGCATTGGGTGGCACCCTGGAGCTCGTCGTTCATATGCCTGGCCGTCCACCTGTAACGCTTGACGGCTTTTGTGAGGATCAGGCAAAGCGCGCCTGA
- a CDS encoding polyamine ABC transporter substrate-binding protein: MRTFLLAPLMLAASVASAADTVKIYNWSSYVAPDTLKNFQQATGIVPTYDVYDSNETLDGKLMTGNSGYDVVFPSNHFMARQIQGKALKPLDKSQLPNWHNLNPVLLKALEVNDPGNQYGFPYLWGSTGIGYNIDKVKAILGENAPVDSWDLIFKPEYMSKLKSCGVAVLDNGPELLPIALHYLGLAHHSQDPKDYEKAKDLLMKVRPYISYFHSSKYTGDLANGDICVVVGFSGDVLQAKNRADEANNGVKVGYSIPKEGAPMWFDMVAMPADAPDEKAGYAYMNYLLQPDVMANISNHVQYANGNLKADGLVDPAMKGNTMIYPSDELMGKLYALEAMPAKIDRIRTRIWTSIKAGN, encoded by the coding sequence ATGCGCACCTTCCTTCTCGCACCCCTGATGCTGGCCGCCAGCGTGGCCAGCGCCGCCGACACGGTGAAAATCTACAACTGGTCCAGCTACGTTGCCCCTGACACCCTGAAAAACTTCCAGCAAGCCACGGGCATCGTGCCGACCTACGACGTGTACGACAGCAACGAAACCCTCGACGGCAAGTTGATGACCGGCAACTCCGGCTACGACGTGGTGTTCCCCTCCAACCACTTCATGGCCCGGCAGATCCAGGGCAAGGCCTTGAAGCCGCTGGACAAGTCGCAGTTGCCCAACTGGCACAACCTCAACCCCGTACTGCTCAAGGCGCTTGAGGTCAATGACCCGGGCAACCAGTACGGTTTTCCGTACCTGTGGGGCAGTACCGGTATTGGCTATAACATCGACAAGGTCAAGGCGATACTTGGCGAAAACGCGCCAGTGGACTCGTGGGACCTGATCTTCAAGCCTGAGTACATGAGCAAGCTGAAAAGCTGCGGTGTCGCGGTGCTGGACAACGGCCCCGAGCTGCTGCCAATCGCCCTTCACTACCTGGGCTTGGCGCATCACAGCCAGGATCCGAAGGACTACGAGAAGGCCAAGGACCTGCTGATGAAGGTACGGCCGTACATCAGCTACTTCCATTCTTCCAAATACACCGGCGACCTGGCGAATGGCGATATCTGCGTGGTGGTGGGCTTCTCGGGTGACGTGCTGCAGGCGAAAAACCGTGCGGATGAAGCGAACAATGGTGTGAAGGTGGGGTATTCAATCCCGAAGGAAGGTGCGCCAATGTGGTTCGACATGGTCGCCATGCCAGCCGATGCACCGGATGAGAAGGCCGGGTATGCCTACATGAATTACTTGTTGCAGCCAGACGTGATGGCCAACATCAGCAACCATGTGCAGTACGCCAACGGCAACCTCAAAGCCGACGGGCTGGTGGACCCGGCGATGAAGGGCAATACGATGATTTACCCCAGCGACGAGCTGATGGGCAAACTGTATGCACTGGAGGCGATGCCGGCCAAGATCGACCGCATCCGGACGCGGATCTGGACCAGTATCAAGGCAGGCAACTGA
- a CDS encoding betaine/proline/choline family ABC transporter ATP-binding protein (Members of the family are the ATP-binding subunit of ABC transporters for substrates such as betaine, L-proline or other amino acids, choline, carnitine, etc. The substrate specificity is best determined from the substrate-binding subunit, rather than this subunit, as it interacts with the permease subunit and not with substrate directly.): MIELKNLSKTFNVNGKDVKAVDAVNLTVNEGEICVFLGPSGCGKSTTLKMINRLITPTSGQVFINGEDTSALDEVTLRRRIGYVIQQIGLFPNMTIEENITVVPRLLGWDKQKCHDRARELMHMIKLEPKQYLQRYPRELSGGQQQRIGVIRALAAEAPVLLMDEPFGAVDPINREMIQNEFFEMQRALNKTVIMVSHDIDEAIKLGDKIAIFRAGKLLQLDHPDTLLAHPVDDFVSNFVGQDSTLKRLLLVRAEDAADNAPSVSPETPVSDALELLDEHDRRYVVVTDAQNKAMGYVRRRDMHRQQGTCGDFLRQFNATASHDEHLRILLSRMYEFNRAWLPVLDAEQVFLGEVTQESIAAYLSSGRSRGAKTSIVSPAEAVLS; this comes from the coding sequence ATGATCGAACTCAAGAACCTCAGCAAAACCTTCAACGTCAACGGCAAGGACGTCAAAGCCGTCGACGCGGTCAACCTCACCGTCAACGAGGGCGAAATCTGCGTGTTCCTCGGCCCTTCGGGCTGCGGCAAGAGCACCACGCTGAAGATGATCAACCGCCTGATCACGCCCACCTCGGGCCAAGTGTTCATCAATGGCGAAGACACCAGCGCGCTGGACGAAGTGACCCTGCGCCGGCGCATTGGCTACGTGATCCAGCAGATCGGCCTGTTCCCCAACATGACCATCGAAGAGAACATCACCGTGGTCCCGCGCCTGCTCGGTTGGGACAAGCAGAAGTGCCACGACCGCGCCCGCGAGCTGATGCACATGATCAAGCTCGAACCCAAGCAGTACCTGCAGCGCTACCCACGCGAGCTGTCCGGCGGCCAGCAGCAGCGTATTGGCGTGATCCGCGCCCTGGCGGCCGAGGCCCCGGTGTTGTTGATGGACGAGCCGTTCGGCGCGGTCGACCCGATCAACCGCGAGATGATCCAGAACGAGTTCTTCGAGATGCAGCGGGCGCTGAACAAGACCGTGATCATGGTCAGCCATGACATCGACGAAGCGATCAAGCTGGGCGACAAGATTGCCATCTTCCGTGCCGGCAAGCTGTTGCAGCTGGACCACCCGGACACCCTGCTGGCGCACCCGGTGGATGATTTTGTCAGCAACTTCGTCGGCCAGGACAGCACATTGAAACGCCTGTTGCTGGTGCGGGCCGAGGATGCGGCAGACAACGCACCGTCGGTAAGCCCGGAGACGCCGGTGAGCGATGCGCTGGAGCTGCTGGACGAGCACGACCGCCGCTATGTGGTAGTGACCGATGCGCAGAACAAGGCGATGGGCTATGTGCGCCGGCGCGACATGCACCGCCAGCAAGGGACCTGTGGCGACTTCCTGCGCCAATTCAACGCCACGGCGTCGCACGATGAGCACTTGCGCATCCTGCTGTCGCGGATGTACGAGTTCAACCGAGCGTGGTTGCCGGTGCTGGATGCCGAGCAGGTGTTTTTGGGCGAGGTGACGCAGGAGTCGATTGCGGCTTACTTGAGCTCGGGGCGTTCGCGGGGGGCGAAGACTTCGATCGTGTCGCCGGCTGAGGCAGTGCTTTCATAA
- a CDS encoding AraC family transcriptional regulator — translation MRSNPPADGPEQTPITAETVMRYHLCWKHRDLDGVIALYHPDVRYHDFFQNRVLGFNDLRDYVRASLPREAGEDIVHSDRIRVDGCTAFIQYQVTVQGGEGLVAFQSSEAITVKDGLIWRVNEYATLVRQQGNGLTNAGPRPATSRLGLSPRQLSTMAQDLEHYFQRQRPYLDPELDLQQVADASGYSRNQISYLLNQVLGQSFYRYVNQARLQHLMASLDDDNAQAPIDDLAFSAGFNSLSAFYKCFRENTGLTPKAYLKQISLRART, via the coding sequence ATGCGTTCTAACCCCCCTGCCGACGGCCCCGAACAGACGCCCATCACCGCCGAGACCGTGATGCGCTATCACCTGTGCTGGAAGCACCGCGACCTCGACGGCGTCATTGCGCTGTATCACCCAGACGTGCGGTACCACGACTTCTTCCAGAACCGCGTGCTCGGCTTCAACGACCTGCGCGACTACGTGCGCGCCAGCCTGCCACGTGAGGCGGGTGAAGATATCGTTCACAGCGACCGTATCCGCGTCGATGGCTGCACTGCTTTCATCCAGTATCAGGTCACCGTGCAGGGCGGCGAAGGCCTGGTCGCGTTCCAGTCCAGCGAGGCCATCACCGTCAAGGATGGCCTGATCTGGCGGGTCAACGAATACGCCACGCTGGTGCGACAACAGGGCAATGGCCTGACCAACGCCGGCCCGCGACCGGCCACCAGCCGCCTCGGGCTTTCGCCGCGCCAGCTGTCGACCATGGCCCAGGACCTTGAGCACTACTTTCAGCGTCAACGCCCCTACCTCGACCCGGAACTGGACCTGCAACAGGTCGCCGATGCCAGCGGCTACAGCCGCAACCAGATCTCCTACCTGCTCAACCAGGTGCTGGGCCAAAGCTTCTACCGTTACGTCAACCAGGCGCGCCTGCAGCACCTGATGGCCAGCCTGGACGACGATAATGCCCAGGCTCCGATCGACGACCTGGCGTTCAGCGCGGGCTTCAATTCGCTGTCGGCGTTCTACAAGTGCTTCCGCGAAAACACCGGACTCACGCCCAAGGCCTACCTCAAGCAAATTTCTCTGCGTGCACGCACGTAA